In Pseudophryne corroboree isolate aPseCor3 chromosome 2, aPseCor3.hap2, whole genome shotgun sequence, the sequence TATCACAGAATATCATTGAGCTTTTTTTCATCTTGGAAATGTAGGGGAgtagggtggagggggggggggggggtcacctggGTGATCTGTACAGCAGGGTGGGATTCCTCAGGCAGGTGGCATTATATTTGGTTAGCAAAGGAAAGAAATAAACAGCTAACCCCCATGTGTAACCTGTATCGCATAACGGTAACGCAGTGTGTAGTTGTAATCATGCGCTTGAATCGTtatcatttaaattattattttcccCCCTTGGCATGGTATCCCCAaatatgtacaattcaagtgcccaCTGGTGCCATCCAGATCATGATGAGACCACAGAGTGCAGCAGATCCGCTGTAGCTCTGTCCAAAACTGAGGCTTCCTGGTGAGGTTGGCCAGTAATCCTGCAGTCCAGGTTCAGGGAGCTCTGATCCTTCCTCTGGATGTTAGGGGAATTATAGCACAAATTACTGTCTTGGGCGTTACTTGGCTGCTTGTTCACCCTTTCATAGAAGTGGCTTCTTTCTGTACTGGGGCTGCAGTGATCTCTCTCGTATtcctcctgggctttctctattttgCGCTTCTTCATCTTGCTTTTGTGCATGTGGAAGGTGCTGAGTGAAAGGACTACCAGGCAGAAGATGACCGTGGCCAGGACAATCAACACCAAGGTGGAGGAGAAGGACTGGAACAAAGGCTCCACTTCTGTCGCGCAGATGCTGGCGTTGGATGTAGAGGTCCTATTGAGCCAGCAAGGTGGCATAGACAGCCTCAGCTCTTTAGAGAGACTGGCGCTCATTGAAGAAGCTGGCATAGTCAGGGAAGGCTCCGATGATCACCCCCCTACCAGGAGAACCGGAGATGCCTCTCTGGTATGTGAAGTTTATGAAGTTGAAAATAACCATAGAGATCATCAACCTGGAAACAAATGAAAGAGAGATAATTTTATAACTGATGCAATTAAGAAGGATGTGCTCTATCTataatcaatctctctctctctctctctctctctctctctctctctctctctctctttctctctatatatatcagTCTTCGGTCTCCAGGGCAAGACAAGggagattttcgtgggacagtcactGTCTTGCATGACACAACCTCAGGTCCACATTTAAGGTATAAAGCACCAATGCGCCTGATGAAGCTCCGATCCAATTACTGGGCTCAGTAGGAACAGCTCTGCGGGTGCCAACTTGGAAACAATAACTGTCTACCGATGCCCAGTGCCTGTATTTATAAATGCACCCAGCATAGCTAGAATCCGCCGGAGTCACATACAGTACAGGCTCAGCCCGTGCATCAATGCAAACTTAGAACATCAAAGCATTGTCTCCAGCTGTATCCCCACTACAGATCCGATGGGATATTACATTGCAGGGTGCAGTAACCATACATTATTGGCTATAACTTGCCTGCCTGGCATGCATTGTGCCATGGGGACTTGTTCTAAGCCATGGTGCGGGCAGCACTGtaggtgtgtgctctctaggggactGCTGCAGCCCTGGAGAGAATGCGTTTCCGCCAGTGGTTTCTCTGAAAGAGCACAGGTTTTCTATTCTCTTGATTTAGGCACTCACCTCTGGATAGGTctttgctgctgctgccgctgctgctactGGAGTCCCGGTTGCTGGCTTGCTCCTGGCTGCAGAAGGCACTGAATGAGCTGGGGAGTCAGCAGCCTATTGCCAGTCTGTGCCGTGCTGACGTCATTCTGCCACTGTGTGGTGCTCCTGCACACCCCCGCATCTCTCAGGCGCCTGCAGCAACCTGTGCATCCCCATTAGTGTCCATCACCACACTAAGGCTATATAAGGAACCCCACACCTGCATCACAGTACTGGTGCATGCACTACTATTAGTGTGTATGGTGAGAACATACAtaattgttaatattattattattattattattattattattattattattaataataataataataataataataataataatattatatatatttatttactaacctaCTTATTTGCTATCATGTTTATTTATAATTGTGTTTATTTATAAGCAGGCGAATGGTACTTTACAGTTAAAGTGTGAAATCAGATTCGTGAGCGGTCCCTGCAGCCATCCTCTGCAGTTTTCAGGTTAGATTCGCATCTCATTAAAATTCCCACCCAAAGCAATGATTTCACATGCGGTATCAATGGATACCTGTATCCCGGCTGCTAGAATGCATATTCAAAGGCTTTGCATAGAGTGCTATATACAGTGCTGAGAAGTGCACCTCAGTTACGTTATGACTGAATACTGAGGGAATGTATGGCAGGTTTTTTtttctgcgtgtgtgcgtgtgtgtgtgtgtgtgtgtgtgtgtgtgtgtgtgtgtgtgtgtgtgtgtgtgtgtgtttataggaGAATGTAAATCTGCTATAATGCGTTACAAATCATTGTTCTGCAACCGTCACCAATTGTCTGAATTATTCATGACAAGAACACTTGTACAACCATTAACTGTTTAACTGATATGCATAGCTAGATACGGTGCTTCTGAGATTGTGAATGCAACCTGCTGAGGCAGCAATTACATCGGTTCCCTTTATAGGCAAATTATAATTAGGGCAGACATATGTGAGCTGTTATAGTGAAGTTACATCTTTAAATggctatagtatatatatatatatatatgtatgattttTCCAATCATATTATTGTTATTTTTTGTGGCACTTTCATTAATTTTATGCTAAATCATTTCACTCAAATATGCATAGTAGCAATACTAAAGAAAATATCTATTGACATCATGTTAAAAAAGGATGTAAGTACCGGCCTCCAGAGGGTGTCTAAGAATAGTCTTTCTGCTTTAATCTTCCATGAGAAATGCGAAACATAGAACTGGAATATGAAAGTCTGGGCCGcaatgatgacagtgatgacagtggGCACATCTGTATAGCAAGCATTACATATAAATCCTAATCTGGAAAAACCTACAAGTAAAAGTACCCTTTACAAAGGAATAGGTGTAAATTCTACACAgttccatagccagattaagggggggggggggggggggggggatgcagggcatactgtaccccggaccctcctttgtcagggggccccccggtcagagcacactgacatcactagcttacctcttatgcaacagcagaaccagacagccagaatgcgagcagtacagtatgcagagcaggcagagacacaggagtatcagatttcatgaactatcgaccAGGCCAACTAgagaagagataggagggtggagagctgtgacacagggtgggatctcTGTATCACGTACAGCCTCTCCACACCTGGgtatctgagtcctgtgtaacttgttatctaatgagggtctagagagagagacacacacacacacacacacacacacacacacacacacacacacacacacacacacacagtcctgatgagtcctgtcccagtgtgtaagtagtacagaggttgctgctattttttcatgtgacaagataaattatagatttcatttttctatgtgtattttaaggttatttaagttgtctttgttccactgtaagaacattttataaaatagttgtctttcaattaggtggagctgtaaacagtatccgagcattattaaactatttgtttaaatctaatacacaccattgggctaaatttaatatacacaatccatacatcccaacataacccattccaggagggacaaagggggtaattcagacctgatcgctcgctagcattttttgcagcgctgcgatcaggtcagaactgcgcatgcatatgcaccgcaatgcgcaggtgcgtcgcacgggtacaaagcagatcattgctgtgcaatgggttttacgaagaatccattcgcacagccgatcgcaaggggattgacaggaagaaggcgtttgtgggtggcaactaaccgttttcagggagtggttggaaaaatgcaggcgttcccaagcatttacagggcgggtgtctgacgtcaattacggccctgcacaggctgaagtgatcgcagcagctgagtaagtcctgggcaactcaga encodes:
- the C2H11orf87 gene encoding uncharacterized protein C11orf87 homolog, coding for MPASSMSASLSKELRLSMPPCWLNRTSTSNASICATEVEPLFQSFSSTLVLIVLATVIFCLVVLSLSTFHMHKSKMKKRKIEKAQEEYERDHCSPSTERSHFYERVNKQPSNAQDSNLCYNSPNIQRKDQSSLNLDCRITGQPHQEASVLDRATADLLHSVVSS